In Flavobacterium cerinum, one genomic interval encodes:
- a CDS encoding c-type cytochrome: MDFPMFHLDWLNNRMLIAGIATLHVIINHSLAVGFIPFITWLEQKGVKKSAAHEVTQTEWDQMVYKMMKVAFIITTTIGAMTGVGIWFSASLISPASIGSLIRVFYWAWFTEWIVFVTEVILIMIYFLTWKNSNSSLKAKLRHIRFGWFLSIASWITMALIVSILGFMMDPGNWNTDKSLINGFTNPIYLPQLLFRSPTAMLLGGIFGLLLATLFTKSGSEIRKVVVQAASKWILLWAPITLIGAVIYYKAIPEAMTENMSTAVGTMDFAQYYDLLKYMIVAGIGLTVIIALIGLFKTKKIKPYMVVIPVITAFAFLGFFERVREFIRKPYVIGQYMYSNLLLEDDYVVYQQDGVLKHATYTTVTEINDENKIEAGKNVFTIACSRCHTTQGVNSVVDVFERMYGVGQPLDINSMATYIPNMHNGRNYMPPFPGTQQESEALAEYIRYVQETGESLEGAQTDGIAVNPSNSVKAVLEYKKSKKKTTDE; encoded by the coding sequence ATAACATGGTTAGAACAAAAAGGAGTAAAGAAAAGTGCTGCCCATGAAGTAACCCAAACGGAATGGGATCAAATGGTCTATAAAATGATGAAAGTAGCATTTATCATTACCACAACTATTGGAGCGATGACCGGAGTTGGAATATGGTTTTCGGCCTCACTAATAAGCCCGGCTTCGATAGGTAGTTTAATCCGTGTTTTTTACTGGGCATGGTTTACGGAATGGATAGTATTCGTTACAGAAGTTATTCTCATTATGATCTATTTTTTGACATGGAAGAACAGTAATAGCTCATTAAAAGCCAAGTTGCGACATATCCGCTTCGGCTGGTTTTTGAGTATCGCATCCTGGATAACTATGGCGTTAATTGTTTCCATTCTTGGATTTATGATGGATCCGGGAAATTGGAATACCGATAAAAGCCTGATAAATGGTTTTACAAACCCGATCTATCTGCCGCAATTGTTATTCAGAAGCCCTACAGCTATGTTATTGGGAGGTATTTTCGGATTGTTGTTGGCTACTTTGTTTACCAAATCCGGATCGGAAATAAGAAAAGTAGTAGTTCAGGCAGCTTCAAAATGGATATTGCTTTGGGCCCCGATCACACTTATAGGTGCTGTCATTTACTATAAGGCGATACCGGAAGCAATGACTGAAAATATGAGTACAGCAGTTGGAACAATGGACTTTGCGCAGTATTATGATTTACTGAAATATATGATTGTAGCAGGTATCGGATTAACAGTTATTATAGCTTTAATCGGTTTGTTCAAAACAAAAAAGATTAAGCCTTATATGGTAGTCATACCGGTTATTACTGCCTTTGCCTTTTTGGGATTCTTTGAGCGGGTAAGAGAATTTATTCGTAAACCTTATGTCATCGGGCAATATATGTATTCGAATTTATTGCTGGAAGACGATTATGTGGTCTATCAACAGGATGGTGTTTTAAAACATGCTACTTATACTACCGTAACGGAAATCAATGATGAAAACAAGATTGAAGCGGGTAAAAATGTATTTACCATTGCTTGTAGCCGTTGCCATACGACACAGGGTGTAAATAGTGTGGTGGATGTCTTCGAAAGAATGTATGGCGTTGGTCAGCCGCTGGATATAAATTCAATGGCTACTTATATTCCCAACATGCACAACGGAAGAAACTATATGCCGCCATTTCCGGGAACACAACAAGAATCGGAAGCATTAGCCGAATATATCCGATATGTCCAGGAAACAGGAGAATCTCTGGAAGGCGCACAAACGGATGGCATTGCTGTGAATCCTTCCAATTCTGTAAAAGCTGTTTTAGAGTATAAAAAAAGTAAAAAAAAGACAACAGATGAATAA
- a CDS encoding c-type cytochrome produces the protein MNNSLLIALQSGSIPVPKDIPLPLPLPEWLLIIILVISFLAHIIFVNLMLGGSLLTLWSEIKGLKDKEYDILALEIAKTTTVNKSIAVVLGVAPLLSINVLYTVYFYSANALTGLVWIAVIPLVTIAFLLTYLHKYTWKTLENNKAVHISILALAVVIFLFIPFIFLTNINLMLFPEKWAVVKGFMDALLLPNVFPRYFHFIFASLSVTGLFLFWYMSRKNYPFETIFSRLTRYDIQRKGYSLALVASIAQFLIGPLVLLTLPSKGMGWNLILVILTGAAMALPAMWMMWKALSGARENMSRNFYKIALLLTVTVLFMGSGRQIYRANSLKQHQELVKIKTVAFQEIKKQAIAKSKTAQTNEANGTLSEADKGKKVFNQYCAACHKPTEKLVGPPVTEMQSIYKDNVPGLKNWIRKPGKKRPDYAQMPAFPQIADSDLNNLTTYLLTLNK, from the coding sequence ATGAATAATAGCTTATTGATAGCCCTGCAATCCGGTTCAATACCGGTACCCAAAGATATCCCATTACCCTTACCGCTACCGGAATGGTTGCTGATTATAATATTAGTGATTTCATTTTTAGCCCATATTATTTTTGTGAACCTGATGTTGGGCGGATCACTATTGACACTTTGGTCCGAAATAAAAGGATTAAAAGACAAAGAGTACGATATTCTGGCTCTCGAAATAGCCAAAACGACTACTGTAAATAAAAGTATTGCCGTAGTATTGGGAGTTGCACCGCTTTTGAGTATTAATGTATTATATACCGTATACTTTTATTCGGCTAATGCACTAACCGGTTTGGTATGGATTGCGGTAATACCGTTGGTAACCATAGCTTTTCTACTCACCTACCTTCATAAATATACATGGAAAACCCTGGAAAATAACAAAGCCGTTCATATTTCAATTCTGGCGCTGGCAGTGGTAATCTTTTTATTTATTCCGTTTATCTTTCTAACCAATATCAATCTGATGTTATTCCCCGAAAAATGGGCGGTTGTAAAAGGCTTTATGGATGCTTTGCTGTTACCTAATGTCTTTCCGAGGTATTTCCATTTTATTTTTGCTTCACTGTCGGTTACCGGATTATTTCTGTTCTGGTATATGAGTCGAAAGAACTATCCTTTTGAAACGATTTTTAGCAGACTAACCCGTTACGATATTCAACGCAAAGGCTATTCTCTGGCTTTGGTTGCTTCGATTGCACAGTTTCTGATCGGTCCTTTAGTATTGCTTACATTGCCGTCCAAAGGTATGGGGTGGAACCTGATTTTAGTGATTCTCACCGGAGCTGCGATGGCACTTCCGGCGATGTGGATGATGTGGAAAGCGCTTTCCGGAGCCCGGGAAAATATGAGCCGGAATTTTTATAAAATTGCCCTGCTGCTCACCGTAACCGTATTGTTTATGGGATCCGGAAGGCAGATATACCGGGCGAATTCATTAAAACAACACCAGGAACTGGTAAAAATTAAAACAGTAGCATTTCAGGAAATTAAAAAACAGGCTATCGCAAAGAGTAAAACAGCACAGACGAATGAAGCCAATGGAACACTTTCGGAAGCCGATAAAGGTAAAAAAGTATTCAATCAATACTGTGCTGCGTGTCATAAACCAACGGAAAAGCTGGTTGGACCACCGGTAACAGAAATGCAATCCATTTATAAAGACAATGTTCCCGGATTGAAAAACTGGATTCGTAAACCCGGAAAAAAACGCCCGGATTATGCCCAAATGCCGGCATTCCCACAGATAGCTGATTCGGATTTGAATAACTTGACAACGTATCTTTTAACATTAAACAAATAA